In Kitasatospora sp. NBC_00240, the following are encoded in one genomic region:
- a CDS encoding cytochrome P450 → MSTPEPGTASAVTEPPAQAAPPGPPPGCPMHAGAAPSGAAPLYGSAVADDPHGLYAGLRERHGPVAPIELEPGVEAWLVLGYPELLELTRNEQLFSKDSRRWRVPAEGRLSPQSRLLPMTSWRPTLLNLDGAEHQRLRAAVADTLARIDQRRLRETTEAAADSLIDGWGPDGTADLIAQYARRLPLLVFTQLLGLPAEAGPRLIELISHFVDSSEKSVRAGVEFQATLTELVRSRRAEPGPDLTSWLLAHPAALSDEEAVHHLVVILVAGNETTINWTGNTLRLLLTDRRFRATLSGGRLTVADALEEVLWRDPPTQNFPGRWATGDTVLGGQYITEGDMLVLGLAAANADPAAQGGAPDSGSTLRDGTGLAGNRAHLAWGAGKHVCPAQEPARLIVETAVETLLHRLPDLQLAVPAGELTWRPSPWSRALVGLPVLYSAFTPPRPAVPERPVWTPPSATPMTSAPSPSTPSDATSTARTPDSGRPGPRSWWNSLAGWWSGR, encoded by the coding sequence ATGAGCACACCCGAGCCGGGCACCGCCTCGGCCGTCACCGAGCCGCCGGCCCAGGCCGCGCCGCCCGGCCCACCGCCCGGCTGCCCGATGCACGCCGGGGCCGCGCCGAGCGGGGCCGCCCCGCTGTACGGCTCGGCCGTGGCCGACGACCCGCACGGCCTGTACGCGGGGCTGCGCGAGCGGCACGGCCCGGTCGCGCCGATCGAGCTGGAGCCCGGTGTCGAGGCGTGGCTCGTCCTCGGCTACCCCGAACTGCTCGAACTCACCCGCAACGAGCAGCTGTTCTCCAAGGATTCGCGCCGCTGGCGGGTCCCGGCCGAGGGCCGGCTGAGCCCGCAGTCGCGGCTGCTGCCGATGACCTCCTGGCGCCCGACCCTGCTCAACCTGGACGGCGCCGAGCACCAGCGGCTGCGCGCCGCCGTCGCCGACACGCTCGCCCGGATCGACCAGCGCCGGCTGCGCGAGACCACCGAGGCCGCCGCCGACTCGCTGATCGACGGCTGGGGACCGGACGGCACCGCCGACCTGATCGCCCAGTACGCCCGCCGGCTGCCGCTGCTGGTCTTCACCCAGCTGCTGGGCCTGCCCGCCGAGGCCGGGCCCAGGCTGATCGAGCTGATCAGCCACTTCGTGGACAGCAGCGAGAAGTCCGTCCGGGCGGGCGTCGAGTTCCAGGCGACGCTGACCGAACTGGTCCGCAGCCGCCGGGCCGAGCCGGGCCCCGACCTCACCTCCTGGCTGCTGGCCCACCCGGCCGCGCTGAGCGACGAGGAGGCCGTGCACCACCTGGTGGTGATCCTGGTCGCGGGCAACGAGACCACCATCAACTGGACCGGCAACACCCTGCGGCTGCTGCTCACCGACCGCCGGTTCCGGGCCACCCTGAGCGGCGGCCGGCTGACCGTCGCCGACGCCCTGGAGGAGGTGCTGTGGCGGGACCCCCCGACGCAGAACTTCCCCGGGCGCTGGGCCACCGGCGACACCGTGCTGGGCGGGCAGTACATCACCGAGGGCGACATGCTCGTGCTCGGCCTGGCCGCCGCCAACGCCGACCCGGCCGCCCAGGGCGGCGCCCCGGACTCCGGCTCGACCCTGCGCGACGGCACCGGCCTGGCCGGCAACCGCGCCCACCTGGCGTGGGGCGCCGGCAAGCACGTCTGTCCGGCCCAGGAGCCGGCCCGGCTGATCGTCGAGACCGCCGTCGAGACCCTGCTGCACCGCCTGCCCGACCTCCAACTCGCGGTTCCGGCGGGTGAACTGACCTGGCGTCCGTCACCCTGGTCACGGGCCCTGGTCGGCCTGCCCGTGCTCTACAGCGCCTTCACCCCGCCCCGCCCCGCCGTTCCCGAGAGGCCCGTATGGACACCGCCGTCCGCAACTCCGATGACCTCAGCCCCGTCCCCCTCGACCCCTTCGGACGCGACCAGCACGGCGAGAACGCCCGACTCCGGGCGGCCGGGCCCGCGGTCCTGGTGGAACTCCCTGGCGGGGTGGTGGTCTGGGCGATAA
- a CDS encoding SpoIIE family protein phosphatase has protein sequence MDLTSPWLPPSEDESRSPLTGSVARSPMRCVRLLLNCSGAGELLGTILAEGPAWITGEGNAIYLLDSAGMLRLTASHGLPEWAHERYGTVDPAGDLPAAMALRLRRPYLLSPERTSIDYPNRNSGMGTGMVALVTLPMVVDDRPIGVLALALAHRGTVPRRDLDVLETIGEACAHRLSHLLDHVHASTRVPKGVRTHSPAGGDPAPLAHPLLSLAVHAAGAGAFERDLVTGETFWDAQAYRVVGLPPPPEGSAAEAPDLSRIVHPEDLPDVQAGLADALAVGGPYRLAYRVLRRGGGVTRVRESGEVMLDIHGRPVRIAGLLVDRDRTGAPEDRPAAGSGAPDAERESPAVGARSALLLALTRTLSRAITVRDVTTAVTDVAGPALGAASLVLDLVDEGRLLPVSHTVYGGPRRTELNRLADLSEGVMQHSLARSTPLFSEPGRSTGGQGGSGGALTPPSWAVLPLIASGRQVGSCLITFATERAFSRDDRTLYSAFAGILAQSLERARLYDTHHHRATELQRAMLPRTLPVIPGIAAAARYLPSTEGMQIGGDWYDLIRLPGGKVGLVIGDVQGHNAEATAVMGQLRSGLRAYATDGHDPAATLARTSRLLAELDTELFATCLYLTLDPADGTLCAARAGHPAPVRITGAKAVELDLPGGPPLGVDPGAPYRLTVDSLAVGESLLVYTDGLVEDREEDYDESVHRMLGGLELWAARTGPVQGAMGPELERLADLLTLNVTERRSRPDDVALLLLHRTATAAS, from the coding sequence ATGGACCTGACCTCCCCGTGGCTCCCCCCCTCCGAGGACGAGAGCCGGAGCCCGCTCACCGGCTCCGTCGCCCGCAGCCCGATGCGCTGCGTGCGGTTATTGCTGAACTGCTCCGGCGCGGGCGAACTGCTCGGCACCATCCTCGCCGAGGGCCCCGCCTGGATCACCGGCGAGGGCAACGCGATCTACCTTCTCGACTCCGCCGGAATGCTCCGGCTGACCGCCTCGCACGGCCTGCCGGAATGGGCCCACGAGCGCTACGGCACCGTCGACCCGGCCGGCGACCTGCCCGCCGCGATGGCGCTCCGGCTGCGCCGCCCCTACCTGCTCAGCCCCGAGCGCACCAGCATCGACTACCCCAACCGCAACTCCGGCATGGGCACCGGCATGGTCGCCCTGGTGACCCTGCCGATGGTCGTGGACGACCGGCCGATCGGTGTCCTCGCCCTGGCGCTGGCCCACCGCGGCACCGTCCCGCGCCGCGACCTGGACGTGCTGGAGACGATCGGCGAGGCCTGCGCCCACCGGCTCTCCCACCTGCTCGACCACGTCCACGCGAGCACCCGCGTCCCCAAGGGCGTGCGTACCCACAGCCCCGCCGGCGGCGACCCCGCCCCGCTCGCCCATCCGCTGCTCTCGCTCGCCGTGCACGCGGCCGGCGCCGGCGCCTTCGAACGCGACCTGGTCACCGGCGAGACCTTCTGGGACGCCCAGGCCTACCGGGTGGTCGGCCTGCCGCCGCCTCCCGAGGGCAGCGCCGCCGAGGCCCCCGACCTGTCCCGGATCGTCCACCCCGAGGACCTGCCCGACGTCCAGGCCGGCCTCGCCGACGCGCTGGCCGTCGGCGGCCCGTACCGGCTCGCCTACCGGGTGCTGCGCCGGGGCGGCGGCGTCACCCGGGTCCGGGAGAGCGGCGAGGTGATGCTCGACATCCACGGCCGGCCGGTCCGGATTGCCGGCCTGCTGGTCGACCGGGACCGCACCGGCGCGCCCGAGGACCGGCCGGCCGCCGGGTCCGGCGCCCCCGACGCGGAGCGGGAGTCCCCCGCGGTCGGCGCCCGCTCCGCGCTGCTGCTCGCGCTGACCCGCACCCTCTCCCGGGCGATCACCGTCCGGGACGTCACCACCGCCGTCACCGACGTGGCCGGGCCGGCGCTCGGCGCCGCCAGCCTGGTCCTCGACCTGGTCGACGAGGGCCGGCTGCTGCCCGTCTCGCACACCGTGTACGGCGGCCCGCGGCGTACCGAGCTGAACCGGCTGGCCGACCTCTCCGAGGGCGTCATGCAGCACTCGCTGGCGCGCTCCACCCCGCTGTTCAGCGAACCGGGCCGGAGCACCGGCGGCCAGGGCGGCTCCGGCGGCGCACTGACCCCGCCGTCCTGGGCGGTGCTGCCGCTGATCGCCTCCGGACGCCAGGTCGGCTCCTGCCTGATCACCTTCGCCACCGAGCGGGCCTTCAGCCGCGACGACCGCACCCTGTACTCGGCCTTCGCCGGGATCCTCGCGCAGTCCCTCGAGCGGGCCCGGCTGTACGACACCCACCACCACCGGGCCACCGAGCTGCAGCGCGCGATGCTGCCGCGGACCCTGCCGGTGATCCCCGGTATCGCCGCCGCCGCCCGCTACCTGCCCAGCACCGAGGGCATGCAGATCGGCGGCGACTGGTACGACCTGATCCGGCTGCCGGGCGGCAAGGTCGGGCTGGTGATCGGGGACGTCCAGGGCCACAACGCCGAGGCGACCGCCGTGATGGGCCAGCTGCGCAGCGGCCTGCGCGCGTACGCCACCGACGGCCACGACCCGGCCGCCACCCTGGCCAGGACCAGCCGGCTGCTCGCCGAGCTGGACACCGAGCTCTTCGCGACCTGCCTCTACCTGACCCTCGACCCGGCCGACGGCACGCTGTGCGCGGCCCGCGCCGGCCACCCCGCGCCGGTCCGGATCACCGGCGCGAAGGCCGTGGAGCTGGACCTGCCGGGCGGCCCGCCGCTCGGGGTCGACCCGGGCGCGCCGTACCGGCTGACCGTGGACAGCCTCGCCGTCGGCGAATCGCTGCTGGTCTACACGGACGGCCTGGTCGAGGACCGCGAGGAGGACTACGACGAGTCGGTCCACCGGATGCTCGGCGGGCTGGAGCTGTGGGCCGCCCGGACCGGCCCGGTCCAGGGCGCGATGGGCCCGGAGCTGGAGCGGCTCGCCGATCTGCTGACCCTCAACGTGACCGAGCGCCGCTCCCGCCCGGACGACGTGGCCCTGCTGCTGCTCCATCGGACGGCGACCGCCGCGTCCTGA
- a CDS encoding PP2C family protein-serine/threonine phosphatase, producing the protein MPAAEEAARRRTGPRRWARAARRGPLGRWGSRLLDGDPAAARDALLLLLGLTALFTAMSVLLPASWPPSALVLPLVCGALVLSTRRQLALVAGVLAGSALSAAWHEPHGVRSGVTVVLALTAVAGLATARFRNRLGLRGLRGDSMLLELSEHTHALGRLPDRLLDWHFDRALAPVGGNSFSGDFLLCADRPEQDLLEVVLVDVSGKGSRAAARSMHLSGAFAMLLGSVPPESFLPAANDYLVGLGWEDEFATAVHLALRPASGEYRLFNAGHPPPAHYRREGGGSWLLGGDGGPALGLLPGSPYPATRGRLALGDSLLLYSDGLVEVPGQDIETGIGRLLAAAEPVLRAPRSAGGPAGRLLRAVARDVADDRSLVVVRRLGPPFAS; encoded by the coding sequence GTGCCCGCAGCCGAGGAGGCCGCCCGCCGCCGGACCGGCCCACGTCGCTGGGCGCGGGCCGCCCGCCGCGGACCGCTCGGCCGCTGGGGCAGCCGACTGCTCGACGGCGACCCGGCCGCGGCGCGCGACGCGCTGCTCCTGCTGCTGGGGCTCACCGCGCTCTTCACCGCGATGTCGGTCCTCCTGCCGGCGAGCTGGCCCCCGTCCGCCCTGGTGCTCCCGCTGGTCTGCGGCGCACTGGTGCTCAGCACCCGCCGGCAGCTGGCCCTGGTGGCCGGGGTCCTGGCCGGCAGCGCGCTCAGCGCCGCCTGGCACGAGCCGCACGGCGTACGGTCCGGGGTCACCGTGGTGCTCGCGCTGACCGCGGTGGCCGGGCTGGCGACGGCGCGGTTCCGCAACCGGCTGGGCCTGCGCGGCCTGCGCGGCGACTCGATGCTGCTGGAGCTCTCCGAGCACACCCACGCCCTCGGCCGCCTGCCGGACCGGCTGCTGGACTGGCACTTCGACCGGGCGCTGGCGCCCGTCGGCGGCAACTCCTTCTCCGGGGACTTCCTGCTCTGCGCCGACCGGCCCGAGCAGGACCTGCTGGAGGTCGTCCTGGTGGACGTCTCCGGCAAGGGCAGCCGGGCCGCCGCCCGCTCGATGCACCTGTCCGGCGCGTTCGCGATGCTGCTGGGCTCGGTGCCGCCGGAGTCCTTCCTGCCCGCCGCCAACGACTACCTGGTGGGGCTCGGCTGGGAGGACGAGTTCGCGACCGCCGTGCACCTCGCGCTGCGGCCGGCCAGCGGGGAGTACCGGCTGTTCAACGCCGGCCACCCGCCGCCCGCCCACTACCGCCGGGAGGGCGGCGGCAGCTGGCTGCTCGGCGGCGACGGCGGTCCGGCGCTCGGGCTGCTGCCCGGCAGCCCGTACCCGGCGACGCGCGGGCGGCTGGCGCTCGGCGACTCCCTGCTGCTCTACAGCGACGGCCTGGTGGAGGTGCCCGGCCAGGACATCGAGACCGGGATCGGTCGGCTGCTGGCCGCCGCCGAGCCGGTGCTGCGGGCGCCGCGGAGCGCGGGCGGCCCGGCCGGCCGGCTGCTGCGCGCGGTCGCCCGGGACGTCGCCGACGACCGGTCCCTGGTCGTGGTCCGGCGTCTCGGACCCCCATTCGCGAGTTGA
- a CDS encoding ATP/GTP-binding protein — protein sequence MASANSAEPSGPEPDYLPSSVRGAVKILITGPFGVGKTTLVGSLSEITPLRTEETMTAAGVGVDDLTGRAGKRTTTVALDFGRITLNSRLALYLFGTPGQERFQPLWDDLSRGALGAVALVDVRRVGESFDILGRLEEQRIPFAVAVNTFPDSPSYPEDELRAALDLLPDVPILHCDVRDRTAAYDLLIDFVGHLHSTAVLELQP from the coding sequence TTGGCCTCCGCCAACTCCGCTGAGCCGTCCGGGCCCGAGCCCGACTACCTGCCGTCCTCGGTACGGGGCGCGGTGAAGATCCTGATCACCGGACCGTTCGGGGTCGGCAAGACCACCCTGGTCGGCTCGCTCAGCGAGATCACCCCGCTGCGTACCGAGGAGACCATGACCGCCGCCGGCGTCGGCGTGGACGACCTCACCGGCCGCGCCGGCAAGCGCACCACCACGGTCGCCCTCGACTTCGGCCGGATCACCCTCAACTCCCGGCTCGCGCTGTACCTGTTCGGCACGCCCGGCCAGGAGCGCTTCCAGCCGCTCTGGGACGACCTGTCGCGCGGCGCGCTCGGCGCCGTCGCCCTGGTGGACGTCCGCCGGGTGGGCGAGAGCTTCGACATCCTCGGCCGGCTGGAGGAGCAGCGCATCCCCTTCGCCGTGGCCGTCAACACCTTCCCCGACAGTCCCAGCTACCCCGAGGACGAGCTGCGCGCCGCCCTCGACCTGCTGCCCGACGTGCCGATCCTGCACTGTGACGTCCGCGACCGCACGGCCGCCTACGACCTGCTGATCGACTTCGTCGGCCACCTGCACTCCACCGCCGTCCTGGAGCTCCAGCCATGA
- a CDS encoding DUF742 domain-containing protein, translated as MSNPVRPYVITGGRSRPSRESLALESLLSVSPDLPELPDGALNREHQRILTLCRSLLSVAEVAAHLGLPLVVVKVLVGDLWDLGAVQVLPPAPQAERLPATLLEEVLVGLRQLR; from the coding sequence GTGAGCAACCCGGTCCGGCCGTACGTGATCACCGGTGGCCGCAGCCGGCCGAGCCGCGAAAGCCTGGCCCTGGAAAGCCTGCTGAGCGTCTCGCCGGACCTCCCGGAACTGCCCGACGGGGCGCTGAACCGCGAACACCAGCGGATCCTGACGCTCTGCCGGAGCCTGCTCTCGGTCGCCGAGGTCGCCGCCCACCTGGGCCTGCCGCTCGTCGTGGTCAAGGTCCTGGTCGGCGACCTCTGGGACCTCGGCGCCGTCCAGGTCCTCCCGCCCGCCCCGCAGGCCGAACGCCTGCCCGCAACCCTCTTGGAAGAGGTGCTCGTTGGCCTCCGCCAACTCCGCTGA
- a CDS encoding ATP-binding protein: protein MTQWCATAIGVLAALSLLAVARYRAVTRTQRRRLGAQQRELDLLRQQLTDEREHRGSENAAVQREQELNSSTQRAFLSVARRILVMAHDQQALLDEMERTHHDPELLDGLLKADHAAAQQARLAQTLAVLCGARAGRHWPEPVPLEDVVRGAQSRILPFQRVIVRSKLETAVIGAAAEALIHAVAELLDNATRYSPPSTQVFVTLMPVHNGAVIEIDDGGVGMADQAVAKAAAVLSGGSTLEVSRLGEVPQLGLAAVGRLAEQYGFRVTLSSAPSPYGGVRVVVLLPNALLTEPLPPTAPTAPTAGAPAVPGPDGVPARPGAAAPHRLPSARPAEEARTPGGTPPPLPRRSHRRDRSAEVPRPAEPAPAPARSAHQAQSFMARFQAGTATGRSATRPGPDQASPRPPQRSGESDDHQS from the coding sequence ATGACTCAGTGGTGCGCGACCGCGATCGGCGTACTGGCCGCCCTCTCACTGCTCGCCGTCGCGCGGTACCGGGCGGTGACCCGCACCCAGCGGCGCCGGCTCGGTGCCCAGCAGCGCGAACTCGACCTGCTGCGGCAGCAGCTGACCGACGAACGCGAGCACCGCGGCAGCGAGAACGCCGCCGTGCAGCGCGAACAGGAACTCAACTCCTCCACCCAGCGGGCCTTCCTCAGCGTCGCCCGGCGCATCCTGGTGATGGCCCACGACCAGCAGGCCCTGCTGGACGAGATGGAACGCACCCACCACGACCCGGAACTGCTGGACGGCCTGCTCAAGGCCGACCACGCCGCCGCCCAACAGGCCCGGCTGGCACAGACCCTGGCCGTGCTCTGCGGGGCCCGGGCCGGACGGCACTGGCCGGAGCCGGTCCCGCTGGAGGACGTGGTGCGCGGCGCCCAGTCGCGCATCCTGCCGTTCCAGCGGGTGATCGTGCGCAGCAAGCTGGAGACCGCCGTGATCGGCGCCGCCGCCGAGGCGCTGATCCACGCCGTCGCCGAGCTGCTGGACAACGCCACCCGCTATTCACCGCCCAGCACCCAGGTGTTCGTCACCCTGATGCCGGTCCACAACGGCGCCGTCATCGAGATCGACGACGGTGGCGTGGGCATGGCGGACCAGGCCGTCGCCAAGGCCGCCGCCGTGCTGTCCGGCGGCAGCACGCTGGAGGTCTCCCGGCTCGGCGAGGTACCGCAGTTGGGCCTCGCGGCGGTCGGGCGGCTGGCCGAGCAGTACGGGTTCCGGGTCACCCTCAGCTCGGCGCCCTCCCCCTACGGCGGCGTACGGGTCGTGGTCCTGCTGCCGAACGCCCTGCTCACCGAACCGCTGCCGCCGACCGCACCCACCGCACCGACCGCGGGAGCACCCGCCGTCCCCGGACCGGACGGCGTACCGGCCCGCCCCGGGGCGGCCGCACCCCACCGGCTCCCCTCCGCCCGACCGGCGGAGGAAGCCCGCACCCCCGGTGGCACCCCGCCGCCGCTGCCGCGTCGCAGCCACCGGCGCGACCGCTCGGCCGAGGTCCCCCGGCCCGCCGAGCCCGCACCGGCGCCGGCCCGCTCGGCCCACCAGGCACAGAGCTTCATGGCACGGTTCCAGGCCGGCACCGCCACCGGCCGCTCGGCGACCCGCCCGGGCCCCGACCAGGCCTCCCCCCGCCCTCCCCAGCGCTCCGGAGAATCCGATGACCACCAATCCTGA
- a CDS encoding cytochrome P450, whose translation MELPGGVVVWAITRHDTLQQLLADPRVGKNPQLWSTFTEGRLPKGWPLVNFVTVPGMVTADGEEHRRLRGLVTQAFTPRRIAELRPAVEARAAALLDRVALLEGDFDLRTHFAYPLPMQVIGELLGLPAKQQDELHELSNTLVSSSATPEAAVAAQQGLFALLASVVAAKRAEPGDDLTTDLIAARAADDRLTEQELVGTLLLMLVAGHETTLNLITNAVRALLAHPEQLRLVLDGQQPWSAVVEETLRHDSPVGQFPLRYASEDIEVGGVLIRRGEALLAGYGSAGRDEEHYPDADRFDITRHARHLSLGHGPHFCLGSGLARLEAEVALSGLFGRFPGLTAADGPAPEPIGSFVSNSVRTLPVRVG comes from the coding sequence GTGGAACTCCCTGGCGGGGTGGTGGTCTGGGCGATAACCCGGCACGACACCCTGCAGCAGCTGCTGGCCGACCCTCGGGTCGGCAAGAACCCGCAGCTCTGGAGCACCTTCACCGAGGGCCGGCTGCCCAAGGGCTGGCCGCTGGTCAACTTCGTCACCGTGCCCGGAATGGTCACCGCCGACGGCGAGGAGCACCGGCGGCTGCGCGGGCTGGTCACCCAGGCCTTCACCCCGCGCCGGATCGCCGAGCTGCGGCCGGCCGTGGAGGCCCGGGCCGCGGCCCTGCTCGACCGGGTCGCCCTGCTGGAGGGCGACTTCGACCTGCGTACGCACTTCGCCTACCCGCTGCCGATGCAGGTGATCGGCGAGCTGCTAGGGCTGCCCGCCAAGCAGCAGGACGAGCTGCATGAGCTGTCCAACACCCTGGTCTCCAGCTCGGCGACCCCGGAGGCCGCGGTCGCCGCCCAGCAGGGCCTGTTCGCGCTGCTCGCCTCGGTGGTCGCGGCCAAGCGCGCCGAACCCGGTGACGACCTGACCACCGACCTGATCGCGGCCCGCGCCGCCGACGACCGGCTCACCGAGCAGGAGCTGGTCGGGACCCTGCTGCTGATGCTGGTGGCCGGGCACGAGACCACGCTGAACCTGATCACCAACGCCGTCCGCGCGCTGCTCGCCCACCCCGAGCAGCTGCGGCTGGTGCTCGACGGGCAGCAGCCCTGGTCCGCGGTGGTCGAGGAGACCCTGCGCCACGACTCCCCGGTCGGCCAGTTCCCGCTGCGGTACGCGAGCGAGGACATCGAGGTCGGCGGTGTGCTGATCCGGCGCGGCGAGGCGCTGCTCGCCGGTTACGGCTCGGCCGGCCGCGACGAGGAGCACTACCCGGACGCCGACCGCTTCGACATCACCCGGCACGCCCGGCACCTCTCGCTCGGCCACGGGCCGCACTTCTGCCTCGGCTCGGGCCTGGCCCGGCTGGAGGCGGAGGTCGCGCTGAGCGGCCTGTTCGGCCGGTTCCCCGGCCTGACCGCGGCCGACGGGCCGGCCCCGGAGCCGATCGGCTCCTTCGTCAGCAACAGCGTGCGCACCCTGCCCGTCCGGGTGGGCTGA
- a CDS encoding roadblock/LC7 domain-containing protein produces MTTNPDLGWLLADIITVPEVQHAVVVSNDGLEIGRSADIAWEDAERLAAACSGLQSLARGVAQGFGGRGSSTRQIVVEYGGGYLFVVAAGSGAHLAVVTGEAVDAGLVAFQMQVLVERIGAHLTSPPRAEHVAGIQR; encoded by the coding sequence ATGACCACCAATCCTGACCTCGGCTGGCTGCTCGCCGACATCATCACCGTCCCCGAGGTCCAGCACGCCGTCGTGGTGTCCAACGACGGCCTGGAGATCGGCCGCAGCGCGGACATCGCCTGGGAGGACGCCGAGCGCCTGGCCGCCGCCTGCTCCGGACTGCAGTCGCTGGCCCGGGGCGTCGCGCAGGGCTTCGGCGGACGCGGCAGCTCCACCCGGCAGATCGTCGTCGAGTACGGCGGCGGCTACCTGTTCGTCGTCGCGGCCGGCTCGGGCGCCCACCTGGCCGTGGTGACCGGCGAGGCCGTCGACGCCGGCCTGGTGGCCTTCCAGATGCAGGTCCTGGTCGAGCGGATCGGCGCCCACCTCACCAGTCCGCCGCGGGCGGAGCACGTGGCGGGGATCCAGCGGTGA